One window of Puntigrus tetrazona isolate hp1 chromosome 14, ASM1883169v1, whole genome shotgun sequence genomic DNA carries:
- the purab gene encoding transcriptional activator protein Pur-alpha translates to MADRDSGSEHGGFATGPGPVHPGAASRLQHDTEELASKRVDIQNKRFYLDVKQNAKGRFLKIAEVGAGGNKSRLTLSMSVAVEFRDYLGDFIEHYAQLGPSNPDTVQDEPRRALKSEFLVRENRKYYMDLKENQRGRFLRIRQTVNRGPGLGASQGQTIALPAQGLIEFRDALAKLIDDFGVDEDPAELPEGTSLTVDNKRFFFDVGSNKYGVFMRVSEVKPTYRNSITVPCKVWSKFGATFCKYADEMKKIQERSRERRAREMLPEGLHGDDGDED, encoded by the coding sequence GCGCCGCGTCGCGGCTCCAGCACGACACGGAGGAGCTCGCCTCGAAGCGGGTGGACATCCAGAACAAACGCTTCTATCTGGACGTGAAGCAGAACGCCAAAGGCCGCTTTCTGAAGATAGCAGAGGTCGGGGCCGGGGGAAACAAGAGCCGCCTGACTCTCTCCATGTCCGTCGCCGTGGAGTTCCGCGACTACCTCGGAGACTTCATCGAGCACTACGCCCAGCTGGGCCCCAGCAACCCCGACACGGTGCAGGACGAGCCGAGGAGGGCGCTTAAGAGCGAGTTCCTGGTGCGCGAGAATCGGAAGTACTACATGGATCTGAAGGAGAACCAGAGGGGGCGGTTTCTCCGGATCCGGCAGACCGTCAACCGCGGGCCCGGCCTGGGAGCCTCGCAAGGCCAGACCATCGCGCTTCCCGCACAGGGACTCATCGAGTTCCGCGACGCGCTGGCCAAGCTCATCGACGACTTCGGCGTGGACGAGGACCCCGCGGAGCTGCCCGAGGGCACGTCGCTCACGGTGGACAACAAGCGCTTCTTCTTCGACGTGGGCTCCAACAAGTACGGCGTCTTCATGCGGGTCAGCGAGGTGAAGCCCACGTACCGCAACTCCATCACGGTGCCCTGCAAAGTGTGGTCCAAATTCGGCGCGACCTTCTGCAAGTACGCGGACGAGATGAAGAAGATCCAGGAGCGGAGCCGGGAGCGGAGGGCGCGTGAGATGCTACCGGAGGGCCTGCACGGGGACGACGGGGACGAGGACTAA